Proteins found in one Melospiza melodia melodia isolate bMelMel2 chromosome 13, bMelMel2.pri, whole genome shotgun sequence genomic segment:
- the SDR42E1 gene encoding short-chain dehydrogenase/reductase family 42E member 1 isoform X2 — protein sequence MGVFAVCFVGQFQHTVRKEGGWKKETLPRKESSLLEEGVILASGCAIYQKGVDVILFDVVKPLQTMPEGMKFMQGDICCLSEVEEALRDVICVFHIASYGMSGREQLNRKLIEDVNVKGTENVIQACKSRGVPSLVYTSTYNVIFGGQIIENGDESLPYLPLHLHPDHYSRTKSLAEMKVLEANGAELGNGRGVLRTCALRPAGIYGPGEQRHLPRIVSYIERGLFKFVYGDPLSLVEFVHVDNLVQAHVLASEALRASKQHIAAGQAYFISDGRPVNNFEFFRPLVEGLGYKFPTLRLPLSLVYFFAFLTEIVHFLVGHVYNFQPLLTRTEVYKTGVTHYFSMEKARKELGYEPQQYNLDEVVEWFRAQGCGSKPRNYTMMHLVRDGGLLVLLIAVLVSWLPSAATFSL from the exons ATGGGTGTGTTTGCGGTGTGTTTTGTAGGTCAGTTCCAGCACACGGTGCGAAAGGAAGGAGGATGGAAGAAGGAAACGCTGCCAAGGAAAGAGTCCTCATTACTGGAGGAGGGGGTTATTTTGGCTTCCG GTTGTGCCATATATCAAAAGGGAGTGGATGTGATCCTCTTTGATGTGGTGAAGCCCCTTCAAACCATGCCAGAGGGAATGAAGTTCATGCAGGGGGATATCTGTTGCCTGTCAGAAGTGGAAGAAGCTCTCAGAGATGTAATCTGCGTGTTCCATATCGCTTCCTATGGAATGTCTGGCAGGGAGCAGCTGAACCGAAAACTTATAGAAGACGTTAACGTGAAAGGAACAGAAAATGTCATCCAGGCCTGCAAGAGCAGGGGAGTGCCCAGCCTGGTTTATACAAGTACCTACAATGTGATATTTGGAGGCCAGATTATAGAAAATGGGGATGAGTCTCTGCCTTACCTACCTCTGCACCTTCACCCTGATCACTACTCCAGAACGAAATCTTTAGCTGAAATGAAGGTGCTGGAGGCAAACGGTGCTGAGCTGGGAAATGGGAGAGGTGTCCTGAGGACCTGTGCTCTGCGGCCAGCAGGGATCTACGGGCCTGGGGAGCAGAGACACCTGCCAAGAATAGTCAGCTACATTGAAAGGGGACTGTTTAAATTTGTCTATGGAGACCCTCTGAGTCTGGTGGAGTTTGTACACGTGGACAACCTGGTCCAGGCTCACGTCCTTGCCTCCGAGGCCCTCAGAGCCAGCAAGCAGCACATTGCTGCAGGCCAGGCCTATTTCATTTCTGATGGCAGGCCTGTCAATAACTTTGAATTTTTCCGACCACTGGTGGAAGGTTTGGGTTACAAGTTCCCAACCTTGCGCCTTCCCCTCTCCCTTGTCTATTTTTTTGCATTCCTTACCGAAATAGTTCATTTCCTTGTGGGGCACGTTTATAACTTCCAGCCCCTCCTCACTCGCACAGAGGTTTACAAAACTGGTGTCACACACTACTTCAGCATGGAGAAGGCCAGGAAGGAGCTGGGCTATGAGCCCCAGCAGTACAACTTGGATGAAGTGGTGGAGTGGTTTAGAGCCCAGGGATGTGGATCAAAGCCAAGAAATTACACCATGATGCACCTGGTTAGGGATGGAggactgcttgtgctgctgattGCTGTGCTGGTCTCCTGGCTTCCATCTGCAGCGACATTTTCACTCTGA
- the SDR42E1 gene encoding short-chain dehydrogenase/reductase family 42E member 1 isoform X1 codes for MNNPSSPSWRQLCRSVPAHGAKGRRMEEGNAAKERVLITGGGGYFGFRLGCAIYQKGVDVILFDVVKPLQTMPEGMKFMQGDICCLSEVEEALRDVICVFHIASYGMSGREQLNRKLIEDVNVKGTENVIQACKSRGVPSLVYTSTYNVIFGGQIIENGDESLPYLPLHLHPDHYSRTKSLAEMKVLEANGAELGNGRGVLRTCALRPAGIYGPGEQRHLPRIVSYIERGLFKFVYGDPLSLVEFVHVDNLVQAHVLASEALRASKQHIAAGQAYFISDGRPVNNFEFFRPLVEGLGYKFPTLRLPLSLVYFFAFLTEIVHFLVGHVYNFQPLLTRTEVYKTGVTHYFSMEKARKELGYEPQQYNLDEVVEWFRAQGCGSKPRNYTMMHLVRDGGLLVLLIAVLVSWLPSAATFSL; via the exons Atgaacaatcccagttctcccagctggaggcagctctgcag GTCAGTTCCAGCACACGGTGCGAAAGGAAGGAGGATGGAAGAAGGAAACGCTGCCAAGGAAAGAGTCCTCATTACTGGAGGAGGGGGTTATTTTGGCTTCCG TTTAGGTTGTGCCATATATCAAAAGGGAGTGGATGTGATCCTCTTTGATGTGGTGAAGCCCCTTCAAACCATGCCAGAGGGAATGAAGTTCATGCAGGGGGATATCTGTTGCCTGTCAGAAGTGGAAGAAGCTCTCAGAGATGTAATCTGCGTGTTCCATATCGCTTCCTATGGAATGTCTGGCAGGGAGCAGCTGAACCGAAAACTTATAGAAGACGTTAACGTGAAAGGAACAGAAAATGTCATCCAGGCCTGCAAGAGCAGGGGAGTGCCCAGCCTGGTTTATACAAGTACCTACAATGTGATATTTGGAGGCCAGATTATAGAAAATGGGGATGAGTCTCTGCCTTACCTACCTCTGCACCTTCACCCTGATCACTACTCCAGAACGAAATCTTTAGCTGAAATGAAGGTGCTGGAGGCAAACGGTGCTGAGCTGGGAAATGGGAGAGGTGTCCTGAGGACCTGTGCTCTGCGGCCAGCAGGGATCTACGGGCCTGGGGAGCAGAGACACCTGCCAAGAATAGTCAGCTACATTGAAAGGGGACTGTTTAAATTTGTCTATGGAGACCCTCTGAGTCTGGTGGAGTTTGTACACGTGGACAACCTGGTCCAGGCTCACGTCCTTGCCTCCGAGGCCCTCAGAGCCAGCAAGCAGCACATTGCTGCAGGCCAGGCCTATTTCATTTCTGATGGCAGGCCTGTCAATAACTTTGAATTTTTCCGACCACTGGTGGAAGGTTTGGGTTACAAGTTCCCAACCTTGCGCCTTCCCCTCTCCCTTGTCTATTTTTTTGCATTCCTTACCGAAATAGTTCATTTCCTTGTGGGGCACGTTTATAACTTCCAGCCCCTCCTCACTCGCACAGAGGTTTACAAAACTGGTGTCACACACTACTTCAGCATGGAGAAGGCCAGGAAGGAGCTGGGCTATGAGCCCCAGCAGTACAACTTGGATGAAGTGGTGGAGTGGTTTAGAGCCCAGGGATGTGGATCAAAGCCAAGAAATTACACCATGATGCACCTGGTTAGGGATGGAggactgcttgtgctgctgattGCTGTGCTGGTCTCCTGGCTTCCATCTGCAGCGACATTTTCACTCTGA
- the SDR42E1 gene encoding short-chain dehydrogenase/reductase family 42E member 1 isoform X3, whose product MEEGNAAKERVLITGGGGYFGFRLGCAIYQKGVDVILFDVVKPLQTMPEGMKFMQGDICCLSEVEEALRDVICVFHIASYGMSGREQLNRKLIEDVNVKGTENVIQACKSRGVPSLVYTSTYNVIFGGQIIENGDESLPYLPLHLHPDHYSRTKSLAEMKVLEANGAELGNGRGVLRTCALRPAGIYGPGEQRHLPRIVSYIERGLFKFVYGDPLSLVEFVHVDNLVQAHVLASEALRASKQHIAAGQAYFISDGRPVNNFEFFRPLVEGLGYKFPTLRLPLSLVYFFAFLTEIVHFLVGHVYNFQPLLTRTEVYKTGVTHYFSMEKARKELGYEPQQYNLDEVVEWFRAQGCGSKPRNYTMMHLVRDGGLLVLLIAVLVSWLPSAATFSL is encoded by the exons ATGGAAGAAGGAAACGCTGCCAAGGAAAGAGTCCTCATTACTGGAGGAGGGGGTTATTTTGGCTTCCG TTTAGGTTGTGCCATATATCAAAAGGGAGTGGATGTGATCCTCTTTGATGTGGTGAAGCCCCTTCAAACCATGCCAGAGGGAATGAAGTTCATGCAGGGGGATATCTGTTGCCTGTCAGAAGTGGAAGAAGCTCTCAGAGATGTAATCTGCGTGTTCCATATCGCTTCCTATGGAATGTCTGGCAGGGAGCAGCTGAACCGAAAACTTATAGAAGACGTTAACGTGAAAGGAACAGAAAATGTCATCCAGGCCTGCAAGAGCAGGGGAGTGCCCAGCCTGGTTTATACAAGTACCTACAATGTGATATTTGGAGGCCAGATTATAGAAAATGGGGATGAGTCTCTGCCTTACCTACCTCTGCACCTTCACCCTGATCACTACTCCAGAACGAAATCTTTAGCTGAAATGAAGGTGCTGGAGGCAAACGGTGCTGAGCTGGGAAATGGGAGAGGTGTCCTGAGGACCTGTGCTCTGCGGCCAGCAGGGATCTACGGGCCTGGGGAGCAGAGACACCTGCCAAGAATAGTCAGCTACATTGAAAGGGGACTGTTTAAATTTGTCTATGGAGACCCTCTGAGTCTGGTGGAGTTTGTACACGTGGACAACCTGGTCCAGGCTCACGTCCTTGCCTCCGAGGCCCTCAGAGCCAGCAAGCAGCACATTGCTGCAGGCCAGGCCTATTTCATTTCTGATGGCAGGCCTGTCAATAACTTTGAATTTTTCCGACCACTGGTGGAAGGTTTGGGTTACAAGTTCCCAACCTTGCGCCTTCCCCTCTCCCTTGTCTATTTTTTTGCATTCCTTACCGAAATAGTTCATTTCCTTGTGGGGCACGTTTATAACTTCCAGCCCCTCCTCACTCGCACAGAGGTTTACAAAACTGGTGTCACACACTACTTCAGCATGGAGAAGGCCAGGAAGGAGCTGGGCTATGAGCCCCAGCAGTACAACTTGGATGAAGTGGTGGAGTGGTTTAGAGCCCAGGGATGTGGATCAAAGCCAAGAAATTACACCATGATGCACCTGGTTAGGGATGGAggactgcttgtgctgctgattGCTGTGCTGGTCTCCTGGCTTCCATCTGCAGCGACATTTTCACTCTGA